A region of Micromonospora chokoriensis DNA encodes the following proteins:
- a CDS encoding FAD-dependent monooxygenase — translation MGGSPLRILVVGAGIAGLAVARALRLAGFRPDVTDKLPPGESTETGLYLPGNAARALHRLGLHDPVRPLGQVIHRQHFFDAAGAHLCEVDLDTLWAGVGECRALPRADLHRVLLSGAGGAVRHGAEVRTLDLLPGAVGVTFTDGTTTEYDLVIGADGPRSSVRALAALGGPPRPVGQVVYRAVLRDGPPVAEWTALLGQRSGFLMVPIGAGRLHLYADEAGTEKPAEPLARLRELFADYRGPVPEVLAALDEVHVGITDEVELGRWHRGRVLLVGDAAHATAPTLSQGAAMALEDAVVLAESLRAANSVDAALVAYESRRRPRTRWVRDRTRDRNRTRDVPPALRDPLLRGRGGRIFGEHYRLLLGPL, via the coding sequence ATGGGTGGCTCCCCCCTGCGCATCCTCGTCGTCGGCGCGGGCATCGCTGGCCTCGCCGTGGCCCGGGCGCTACGCCTGGCGGGCTTCCGGCCGGACGTCACCGACAAGCTGCCGCCGGGGGAGTCCACCGAGACCGGCCTCTACCTGCCCGGCAACGCCGCCCGGGCGCTGCACCGGCTCGGCCTGCACGACCCGGTCCGCCCGCTCGGGCAGGTGATCCACCGGCAGCACTTCTTCGACGCCGCAGGCGCGCACCTCTGCGAGGTCGACCTCGACACCCTCTGGGCGGGGGTCGGGGAGTGTCGTGCGTTGCCCCGGGCCGACCTGCACCGGGTGCTGCTCAGCGGCGCCGGCGGGGCCGTGCGGCACGGCGCCGAGGTCCGCACCCTGGACCTGCTGCCGGGCGCGGTCGGCGTCACCTTCACCGACGGCACCACCACTGAGTACGACCTGGTCATCGGTGCCGACGGGCCACGCTCCTCGGTGCGGGCGTTGGCCGCGCTCGGAGGGCCGCCCCGGCCGGTCGGGCAGGTGGTCTACCGGGCGGTGCTGCGGGACGGCCCGCCGGTCGCCGAGTGGACCGCCCTGCTCGGCCAGCGCTCCGGTTTCCTGATGGTGCCGATCGGCGCCGGGCGACTGCACCTGTACGCCGACGAGGCCGGCACCGAGAAGCCCGCCGAGCCCCTCGCGCGGCTGCGGGAACTCTTCGCCGACTACCGGGGCCCGGTGCCCGAGGTGCTGGCCGCGCTCGACGAGGTGCACGTCGGGATCACCGACGAGGTGGAGCTGGGCCGCTGGCACCGGGGGCGGGTGCTGCTGGTCGGCGACGCCGCGCACGCCACCGCGCCGACGCTCTCCCAGGGTGCGGCGATGGCGCTGGAGGATGCGGTGGTGCTGGCCGAGTCGCTGCGGGCCGCCAACAGTGTCGACGCGGCCCTGGTCGCGTACGAGAGTCGTCGCCGCCCGCGTACCCGATGGGTGCGGGACCGGACCCGGGACCGCAACCGGACCAGGGACGTGCCGCCGGCGCTGCGCGACCCCCTGCTGCGCGGACGCGGCGGCCGGATCTTCGGCGAGCACTACCGGCTCCTGCTCGGCCCGCTGTAG
- a CDS encoding GH12 family glycosyl hydrolase domain-containing protein → MKRQLRALAAAGLLLTSSLVAVTLGGTASADTLICEQYGSTTIQGRYVVQNNRWGTTAQQCINVTNNGFEIRTLNGSSPTNGAPTAYPSVFFGCHYTNCSPGTNLPMQVSQISSATSSISYRYVSGATYNASYDIWLDPSPKRDGVNQMEIMIWLNRQGSIQPIGSVVGTTNLAGRTWEVWRGSNGSNNVISYVAQSAISSLNFSVLDFINDTRNRGAITNSWYLTSIQAGFEPWQGGVGLAVTSFSANVNGGGGPTNPPPTTPPPGGGASCAVKYTANSWNNGFTADVLVTNTGSSAINGWALNYNLPSGQTVTNAWNATVSQSGSAVTARNVGHNGSIAPGGTASFGYQGTLNGSYSSPSSFSLNGATCSRN, encoded by the coding sequence ATGAAACGTCAACTTCGGGCCCTGGCCGCCGCCGGGCTCCTCCTCACCAGCTCGCTGGTGGCCGTGACCCTCGGCGGCACCGCCTCCGCCGACACCCTGATCTGTGAGCAGTACGGCTCGACCACCATCCAGGGCCGCTACGTGGTGCAGAACAACCGCTGGGGCACCACCGCCCAACAGTGCATCAACGTCACCAACAACGGGTTCGAGATCCGAACGCTGAACGGCAGCAGCCCCACCAACGGGGCACCCACGGCGTACCCCTCGGTGTTCTTCGGTTGTCATTACACCAACTGCTCCCCCGGCACGAACCTGCCGATGCAGGTGAGTCAGATCAGCAGCGCCACCAGCAGCATCTCCTACCGGTACGTCAGCGGCGCCACCTACAACGCGTCGTACGACATCTGGCTGGACCCGTCGCCCAAGCGGGACGGGGTGAACCAGATGGAGATCATGATCTGGCTCAATCGGCAGGGCTCGATCCAGCCCATCGGCTCGGTGGTCGGCACCACCAACCTCGCCGGCCGCACCTGGGAGGTCTGGCGGGGCAGCAACGGCTCCAACAACGTCATCTCCTACGTCGCGCAGTCGGCGATCTCCAGCCTGAACTTCAGCGTGCTGGACTTCATCAACGACACCCGCAACCGTGGCGCGATCACCAACTCCTGGTACCTGACCAGCATCCAGGCCGGCTTCGAGCCGTGGCAGGGTGGCGTCGGCCTCGCGGTGACGTCGTTCTCGGCCAACGTCAACGGCGGTGGCGGCCCCACCAACCCGCCGCCGACCACCCCGCCGCCGGGCGGCGGCGCGAGCTGCGCGGTGAAGTACACGGCGAACTCGTGGAACAACGGCTTCACCGCCGACGTGCTTGTCACCAACACCGGGTCCAGTGCCATCAACGGCTGGGCGCTGAACTACAACCTGCCCAGCGGGCAGACCGTCACCAACGCCTGGAACGCCACGGTCAGCCAGAGCGGCTCTGCGGTGACCGCCCGAAACGTCGGCCACAACGGGTCCATCGCACCCGGTGGCACGGCGAGCTTCGGCTACCAGGGGACGCTGAACGGGTCGTACTCGTCGCCGAGCAGCTTCTCGCTCAACGGGGCAACCTGCTCCCGTAACTGA
- a CDS encoding SulP family inorganic anion transporter: MSTFASFRHDVPSSIVVFLIAIPLSLGIAAASGAPLLAGLVAAVVGGIVAGALSGAPLQVSGPAAGLTVIVAGTIAEFGFAGTAAIVTVAGLLQILLGVTRLGRAALALSPTVVHGMLAGIGLVIALSQVHVALGGAPQSSAWANLRDLPGQIADHHSVSVLLGALTMILLLVWSRLVKTTMLPATLVAVVVTTVVATILDADVERVDLPADPLGALTFARWPDAPPWEVLPAVLTIALVASVESLLSAVAVDRMHHGPRANLDRELIAQGAANAVSGGLGGLPVTGVIVRSSANVAAGARTRASAVLHGVWIAGFVMAGAVLLEMIPMAALAAVLVVVGVRLVSLAQIRTYARHRELPIYVVTAVGVAATDLLIGVGLGMATAVLFMLWRLARCEIHVTQPRSGAWLVSIIGTLAFVASGRLTRRLAALPPGQHVELELHLDYLDHGAYETIRDWQASYTRAGGTVHVDEVHGSWLHRAGTDGLGTGKRTSPCVTRGRQPSGAQGPVRHELPPPRSTPIP, from the coding sequence ATGTCGACTTTCGCGTCATTTCGGCACGATGTTCCCTCGTCGATCGTCGTCTTCCTGATCGCCATCCCGCTGTCCCTGGGCATCGCTGCCGCCTCCGGAGCACCGCTGCTGGCCGGGTTGGTCGCCGCCGTCGTGGGCGGAATAGTCGCCGGCGCGCTCAGTGGCGCACCGCTCCAGGTGAGCGGGCCGGCGGCCGGGCTCACCGTGATCGTCGCGGGCACCATCGCCGAGTTCGGCTTCGCCGGCACCGCCGCGATCGTGACCGTCGCCGGCCTGCTACAGATCCTGCTGGGCGTCACCCGCCTCGGGCGGGCCGCGCTCGCCCTGTCGCCAACGGTCGTCCACGGGATGCTGGCCGGCATCGGCCTGGTCATCGCGCTGAGCCAGGTCCACGTCGCGCTCGGCGGCGCGCCCCAGAGCTCGGCGTGGGCGAACCTCCGTGACCTACCCGGCCAGATCGCCGACCACCACAGCGTGTCGGTGCTGCTCGGCGCGCTGACTATGATCCTGCTGCTGGTCTGGTCGCGTCTGGTCAAGACCACGATGCTGCCGGCGACCCTGGTCGCGGTGGTGGTCACCACAGTGGTCGCGACAATCCTCGACGCCGACGTGGAGCGGGTGGACCTGCCCGCCGACCCCCTGGGCGCGCTCACCTTCGCCCGCTGGCCCGACGCACCGCCGTGGGAGGTCCTCCCGGCAGTCCTCACCATCGCCCTGGTGGCAAGTGTGGAATCTCTTCTCTCCGCGGTGGCCGTCGACCGGATGCACCACGGCCCACGGGCGAACCTCGATCGTGAACTCATCGCCCAGGGCGCCGCGAACGCCGTGTCCGGAGGGCTCGGCGGCCTCCCGGTCACCGGCGTCATCGTGCGCAGCTCGGCCAACGTCGCAGCCGGGGCACGCACCCGCGCCTCTGCCGTCCTGCACGGAGTCTGGATCGCCGGGTTCGTGATGGCCGGCGCCGTACTGCTGGAGATGATCCCGATGGCCGCGCTCGCCGCCGTCCTCGTGGTGGTCGGCGTACGCCTGGTGAGCCTCGCCCAGATCCGCACCTACGCCCGACACCGGGAGCTGCCCATCTATGTCGTCACAGCGGTCGGCGTGGCCGCGACGGACCTGCTCATCGGGGTCGGGTTGGGCATGGCGACAGCGGTGCTCTTCATGTTGTGGCGGTTGGCCCGCTGCGAGATCCACGTCACCCAGCCGAGATCCGGCGCATGGCTCGTCTCGATCATCGGAACACTCGCCTTCGTCGCCTCCGGACGCCTCACCCGCCGACTCGCCGCCCTGCCCCCGGGACAGCACGTCGAACTCGAACTGCACCTGGACTACCTCGACCATGGCGCATACGAGACGATCCGCGACTGGCAGGCGTCCTACACCCGGGCCGGCGGCACCGTCCATGTCGACGAGGTGCACGGCTCGTGGCTACATCGTGCGGGCACCGACGGGCTCGGCACCGGCAAACGCACCTCCCCGTGCGTGACCCGGGGCCGCCAGCCTTCGGGTG